In Theileria annulata chromosome 3, complete sequence, *** SEQUENCING IN PROGRESS ***, the sequence TTTTATAGTTGGTGGGTACACCGCCCATATTATAATGAACAGTTGGTAAGACTGGGATATATTGCTTGGAGGCATCAACTCCTGCGAAAATCTTGCTGGTTTCGGTAATTCCAGGTAATTTTTCTCTAAATACATCTTCAGACAGATGTGTTAAATCAAGGTATAGGTGATCCTTATTAGGGCCGCAGCCTCGGCCctcattaatttcaattgtCATTGACCTGCTGACAACATCTCTTGAGGCCAAATCCTTGGCCACCGGTGCGTATCTGGCCATAAAAGCTTCACCTTCGGAATTACGTAGGATCCCACCCTCGCCTCTGCAACCTTCTGTAATTAAACAGCCTGCTGGATATATTCCTGTAGGATGAAATTGTACAAATTCCATGTCCTGGTTTGGAAGTCCCAGTCTACTCACAGCTGCGTTCCCATCACCAGTACACATGTGGGCAGATGTGCAGCTAAAATAACATCGGCCAAACCCACCCGTTGCTATCACCACATGGTTACTCCTGAACACATGTAACTCCATATTACTCATTCTCAAAAATATCGCTCCAATAACTcctacacattttttataCCTTATGTATTGTATACTATTTAAATATGGCAATAAATAGTAGGGTTACGATTCTCGTTCGGGTGTTTGATGAGTTCCAGTAGGAAATATTCAATGAAGAATGAACAGTTATATTTAAGGCAGGTCGAGTACATTGTGTGAAGCAGTGAGTGGCCGGTTCTGTCAGCCACAGCTGCACATCTGTACGCTTGCCCCCCTTTACCAAAATTAAGGCTCTGGCCTCCAAAGGCtctttgataaattttccCGTCTTCAGTCCTGGAGAACGGGACGCCAAAGTTCTCAAGCTCAATCACGGCCTCCGGGGCACTTTTACACATGTGATAAATGCTATCCTGGTCACCAAGCCAGTCTGAGCCCTTGACTGTGTCATAAAAGTGCCAGCGCCAGTCATCCTCGGTCATGTTTCCTAAAGCTGCGTTTATTCCTCCTTGAGCTGCAACTGTGTGAGAACGTGTTGGAAACAGCTTTGAAATGCAGGCCGTTTTATGGCCTAAAATTGACAACTCGAGGGCAGACCTTAGTCCAGCTCCTCCTGCTCCAACCACTATCGCATCATAATCATGGGTTACTACCTTAAATCCTATTACACCATTATTACTTTATATAACTAGAATTCATATTGATAACTCCTAATGACATATTATAGTATTATAATAGTAGCAATGGTGATATTTAATGGTATGTGAGAGATTTTACCGGATTTGGTTGTAGTTGAGAATTGTTTCCGTgtaaaatgtaaaaatcTATTAATTCGGAacattgaaattaatttaaaagaaaacTTACCtttaagttttaaaaaacaagatataaaattacttttcTATAAGATTCCTACACCACAAACAACGTTACTAACTGACCCATAGAccaattaaaattgttttactttaattttaactattttataatgtttttataaacttattctcttaaattttatcaattgtgtaaatttatttctcaAGAAATGCTTAAATGAGACTAATGAACTCTTTAATTCCTTTTTTAACAcagaaatttaataaataacttgtaaaataatcataaaatttatcGTATTGGTGTagaatttgttaaattaatcGCAAATGACtggtaataatttaatatcaGATTCCGATGAGAGTTCTGATGAATTGAAGGATTCTACTGAAGATTTAGAAGATATTTCAAGAGATTATCTTAGACTTTCAGTTGTTTTCAGTTTCCTAACCAATAAACCACTTCAAATTCAATTGGTATCTCACtacattaattatatatactaatacaTATTATTGATGAGTTTAGGTTGAACCGATAAGATCATATGAAGTGTCACTTCTTAAATTAGTTACTAAAGTAACCGATGGTACAAGGACTGAAGTTGATCGTAACACCATAAAGTTAATGCCTGGAAGATTCATTGGTGGTGATTTCACGTTCCAATGCGATAACTCTATCCCATTAACTTATTATTTAGAACCTCTTGTATTACTCTTTCCATTCTCCTCTAACACTACCACCATCACATTATCGCACTCCATCAACAACACAAATAGTAATTCCACTGAGACTAACAATTCCAATAGAAGTCCAGCTCATGTTGAGGATTTGAATGAGTATTATAGTAGTTTGGAATGTTTCAGCTCAGTGTGTACAATAATACTACAGATGATAGGAAGTGAAGTGGTATTTAGATATAAAGAGCCGTATGAAGTGTATTTTAGTTGCGGCCCTGTGAAGAAAGTTGAGCCTATAATTCTATGGAAATCGCCGAAAATAAAGCGCATTAGAGGTACGGTAGTGGCTAGAAACCTCCAGCCCTCACTGGGTAAAAACGCAATTATAGCTGCTAAAAGAGTTTTAGATCAGGTTTGTGATAACACCTGGATAGCTTTAAATACACCGCCTGGTAAATATAAACCTACTCTCATTATCTCACTCATAGCTGAAGGTACTAAAAACTGTATTTTCACCTCCAATACATTATCTAATCCTTTggatattagtagtactacTGGTAGTAGTAAGAATACTGGTACTGTCACTAGTAATAATACTAgtaatatgaatatgaatAGTGATAATAGTGGTGGTGGTGATAATGTTGAGAAGAAGGTTGGAATGGGTAGAAGTTTACTTAAGATTTTAAATCTGGCTAAAAACACTAATAACACTGATGGTGACAAAAACACTGAATGTGATAATAAACCCCTAGACCTGGACCTTGATTCTGTGAATCAAACCCGTCAACCTAACT encodes:
- a CDS encoding succinate dehydrogenase (flavoprotein) subunit, putative (note;~Tap-24g11.q1c.C.cand.168 - score = 37.00), translating into MTEDDWRWHFYDTVKGSDWLGDQDSIYHMCKSAPEAVIELENFGVPFSRTEDGKIYQRAFGGQSLNFGKGGQAYRCAAVADRTGHSLLHTMYSTCLKYNCSFFIEYFLLELIKHPNENRVIGAIFLRMSNMELHVFRSNHVVIATGGFGRCYFSCTSAHMCTGDGNAAVSRLGLPNQDMEFVQFHPTGIYPAGCLITEGCRGEGGILRNSEGEAFMARYAPVAKDLASRDVVSRSMTIEINEGRGCGPNKDHLYLDLTHLSEDVFREKLPGITETSKIFAGVDASKQYIPVLPTVHYNMGGVPTNYKTEVLTSNLLQSMAENSTNSNTTADSKKSSGKSKKKSTPNQKLEDSVVYGLYSAGESACASVHGANRLGANSLLDIIVFGKMSGTTINEKIKSDSSNKLNLPNQTHYDDVVEKTSNKLSNLLNTTNNNNNLGGLGVKVSDLRLEMQKNMQKYVSVFRNGDSLKEGREKIKELANQFQYVKISDPSKVFNTDLLEALELENLLQLSLQIVTGAEARKESRGAHSREDYPKRDDVNFRKHTLTYLHNPSQSNSTQLFSYKFHYVFIILLKITHKLMLQCMTEVMEDMM
- a CDS encoding RNA 3'-terminal phosphate cyclase like-protein, putative (note;~Tap-24g11.q1c.cand.79 - score = 29.97), with amino-acid sequence MTGNNLISDSDESSDELKDSTEDLEDISRDYLRLSVVFSFLTNKPLQIQLVEPIRSYEVSLLKLVTKVTDGTRTEVDRNTIKLMPGRFIGGDFTFQCDNSIPLTYYLEPLVLLFPFSSNTTTITLSHSINNTNSNSTETNNSNRSPAHVEDLNEYYSSLECFSSVCTIILQMIGSEVVFRYKEPYEVYFSCGPVKKVEPIILWKSPKIKRIRGTVVARNLQPSLGKNAIIAAKRVLDQVCDNTWIALNTPPGKYKPTLIISLIAEGTKNCIFTSNTLSNPLDISSTTGSSKNTGTVTSNNTSNMNMNSDNSGGGDNVEKKVGMGRSLLKILNLAKNTNNTDGDKNTECDNKPLDLDLDSVNQTRQPNSETLKQNPDVVQMVEVEEMDVDGKHYGIIGECERVGEKCAYRLCSEIALDSVIDTTHQHLLLYFMALSGDHQVSQIRLAKLNRYSVHLLRLIKIHLGIIFKFQEIQTESGHNVLLVKCVGSNYQNINLKSF